A stretch of Blautia liquoris DNA encodes these proteins:
- a CDS encoding RidA family protein, whose amino-acid sequence MAKEIINTKEAPAAIGPYVQAVKCNGILFISGQLGIDAKTGDLPESVEEQAKNSLKNLDAIMKEAKTDKSKVLKTTIFLADMGDFAKVNELYGDYFEGNNPARSCFAVAGLPKGGKVEIECMVEV is encoded by the coding sequence ATGGCAAAAGAAATTATTAACACAAAAGAAGCACCCGCGGCAATTGGGCCTTATGTACAGGCTGTGAAATGCAATGGTATTCTATTTATTTCCGGACAACTTGGTATTGATGCAAAAACAGGAGATCTTCCGGAAAGCGTAGAAGAGCAGGCAAAGAATTCTCTTAAGAATCTTGACGCAATCATGAAGGAAGCCAAAACAGACAAATCAAAAGTTCTTAAGACAACTATCTTCCTTGCAGATATGGGAGATTTCGCAAAAGTTAATGAGCTTTACGGCGATTATTTTGAAGGAAATAATCCGGCGCGTTCCTGTTTTGCAGTTGCCGGTCTTCCAAAAGGCGGAAAAGTAGAGATTGAGTGTATGGTTGAGGTTTGA
- a CDS encoding uracil-xanthine permease family protein codes for MTETTQKFKKNASLFEMEGVPKFSQALPLALQHVIAMIVGCITPVIIVSSSAGVSNETQVILIQAALVFSAVSTLLQLFPIHLFGHKIQLGSGLPVILGVSFAYVPTMQSIASESGIGTVLGGQLVGGFIAIIAGFLMKRIRKFFPPIVTGTVVFTIGLSLYPTAVAYMAGGNGSKDFGSWQNWLVALITLAVVTLLNHFGKGVWKLASILIGVVAGYIIAYFFGMVDFTSIGQASAFQLPHFLPIKPEFEFSACFAFSVLFLINSIQALGDFSAVTSGGLDREPTDKELQGGIVGFGITNMISALFGCLPSNPYGQNVGIVTTTKVVNRCVLGISALILLIAGIIPKFSAVLTTVPYCVLGGATIGVFASIAMTGMKLVAGSGMDYRSTSIVGLSAALGVGISEVNGSLAAFPAWVTTVFGKSPVVIATIVAVLLNIIIPKEDHKADESKE; via the coding sequence ATGACTGAAACTACACAAAAGTTTAAGAAAAACGCATCACTCTTTGAAATGGAGGGAGTTCCCAAATTTTCACAAGCCCTGCCTCTGGCCTTACAGCATGTAATCGCTATGATCGTCGGGTGTATTACACCGGTAATAATTGTCAGCTCGTCAGCCGGCGTTTCCAACGAAACACAGGTAATTCTAATTCAGGCCGCACTTGTTTTTTCAGCGGTGTCAACTCTTCTGCAGTTGTTCCCGATTCATTTGTTTGGGCATAAGATTCAATTAGGATCAGGTCTTCCCGTGATTTTGGGGGTCAGTTTTGCCTATGTTCCAACGATGCAGTCAATTGCTTCTGAATCGGGCATCGGGACTGTTCTCGGCGGTCAGCTGGTAGGCGGCTTTATCGCCATTATTGCCGGTTTTCTCATGAAAAGGATACGCAAATTCTTTCCGCCAATTGTAACGGGAACTGTTGTATTTACCATTGGACTTTCTCTGTATCCTACAGCCGTTGCATATATGGCGGGCGGAAATGGAAGCAAAGATTTTGGTTCCTGGCAAAATTGGCTCGTAGCTTTAATCACGCTTGCTGTCGTCACACTGTTAAATCATTTCGGTAAAGGCGTGTGGAAACTTGCATCCATATTGATCGGTGTTGTTGCAGGGTATATTATCGCATACTTTTTTGGCATGGTTGATTTTACAAGCATCGGACAGGCCAGTGCTTTTCAGCTTCCGCACTTTCTGCCAATTAAACCGGAATTCGAGTTCTCGGCCTGTTTTGCATTCAGTGTCTTATTCCTGATTAACTCGATTCAGGCGCTTGGAGACTTCTCAGCCGTGACATCCGGAGGACTTGATCGTGAGCCTACTGACAAGGAGTTACAAGGGGGTATCGTAGGATTTGGAATTACGAATATGATCTCCGCTCTTTTCGGATGTCTCCCATCAAATCCTTATGGCCAGAATGTCGGCATTGTAACTACAACAAAGGTTGTCAATCGCTGCGTACTGGGTATCTCTGCACTGATACTTCTCATTGCAGGAATTATTCCAAAGTTCTCGGCAGTTCTCACTACGGTACCTTATTGCGTACTGGGGGGTGCTACTATCGGTGTCTTTGCTTCTATCGCAATGACTGGAATGAAGTTAGTCGCAGGATCCGGGATGGATTATCGAAGCACTTCCATCGTAGGGCTCTCAGCAGCACTCGGTGTTGGTATCTCTGAAGTAAATGGTTCCCTGGCTGCATTTCCTGCATGGGTTACCACGGTATTCGGAAAATCTCCAGTCGTAATCGCCACGATTGTGGCTGTACTGCTCAATATCATTATTCCAAAAGAGGATCATAAGGCAGACGAATCGAAAGAATAA
- a CDS encoding amidohydrolase family protein has protein sequence MEQKQEEARILKGDICYSTDKHTLKTYADSYLILEGGLVKGVFHEIPEQYRGAWMEDCTGHLIIPGLTDLHVHAPQYAFRGLKMDLELLDWLDTNTFPEESKYKDLDYARKAYNIFTDDLKRSGTTRASVFATIHIPATELLMQLLSDAGISAYVGKVNMDRNSPDYLCEESAMKSAMDTAEWLSKTQDAYPHVKPILTPRFIPSCTDELMSMLSRIQKEFHVPVQSHLSENLSEIDWVKELMPESKFYGDAYNRFDLFGGDVPTIMAHCVHSSPEEIKLMKEKGVFIAHCPQSNENLTSGAAPVRLYLDEDMNIGLGTDVAGGANLSIFRAMTDAIQVSKLRFRLLGNQLKPITMEEAFFMGTKGGGSFFGKVGSFEEGYEGDLLVLDESKIPHPQELNLKDRLERFLYLSGDEGVVHKYISGRKLF, from the coding sequence ATGGAACAAAAACAAGAGGAAGCCAGAATTCTGAAGGGTGATATCTGTTACAGTACTGACAAGCATACGCTTAAAACATATGCTGACAGTTATCTAATCCTGGAGGGAGGGCTTGTAAAAGGGGTTTTTCATGAAATACCAGAACAGTATCGAGGTGCATGGATGGAGGACTGTACCGGACATCTGATTATTCCGGGACTTACTGATCTGCATGTGCATGCTCCACAGTATGCATTTCGTGGGCTGAAGATGGATCTGGAGCTGCTTGACTGGTTGGATACCAATACATTTCCGGAGGAGAGTAAATATAAGGATCTCGACTATGCCAGGAAGGCTTATAATATCTTTACAGATGATCTGAAACGGAGTGGAACTACGAGAGCCAGCGTTTTTGCGACGATTCATATTCCGGCGACCGAACTTCTGATGCAGCTTCTAAGTGATGCAGGTATCAGTGCTTATGTCGGAAAAGTAAATATGGATCGGAATAGTCCGGATTATCTCTGCGAAGAAAGTGCCATGAAATCAGCCATGGACACAGCCGAATGGCTTTCAAAGACGCAGGATGCTTATCCGCATGTGAAGCCGATTTTGACGCCCAGATTTATTCCAAGCTGTACGGATGAACTTATGAGTATGTTGTCGAGAATTCAAAAGGAGTTTCATGTTCCTGTTCAGTCGCATCTGTCTGAAAATTTAAGTGAGATAGACTGGGTAAAGGAATTGATGCCGGAGTCAAAATTCTACGGAGATGCTTATAACCGATTTGATTTGTTTGGCGGTGACGTGCCCACTATTATGGCTCATTGCGTGCATTCTTCTCCGGAAGAAATAAAACTGATGAAAGAAAAAGGTGTTTTTATCGCCCATTGTCCTCAGTCGAATGAAAATCTGACTTCCGGAGCTGCACCTGTCCGTCTTTATCTTGATGAAGACATGAATATCGGTCTTGGAACTGATGTCGCTGGAGGTGCGAATTTGTCGATTTTTCGTGCAATGACGGATGCCATTCAAGTCTCGAAGCTTCGCTTTCGGCTTCTTGGTAATCAGCTGAAACCGATCACCATGGAGGAAGCTTTCTTTATGGGTACAAAGGGCGGAGGCAGCTTTTTCGGAAAAGTGGGAAGTTTTGAAGAAGGATATGAGGGAGATCTTCTGGTTCTGGATGAGAGTAAAATTCCTCATCCACAGGAACTGAATCTGAAAGATCGACTGGAAAGGTTCCTTTATTTGTCTGGTGACGAGGGAGTCGTTCACAAATATATATCCGGAAGAAAATTGTTTTAA
- a CDS encoding DNA topoisomerase III → MKTLVIAEKPSVGRDIARVMHCSKKGDGCMEGSQYVVTWALGHLVTLQDPEDYNKKYKEWELSMLPIMPDKLKIKVIPKTGKQYHAITKLLFRGDINQVIIATDAGREGELVARWILDKAHNQKPCKRLWISSVTDKAIQEGFAHLKDAREYDNLYHAAVSRAEADWLVGINCTRALTCKYNAQLSCGRVQTPTLAMIEKREEEIRSFTAKPYYMISAEAGHVKYLWIDQKTNSARTFSKERSESIQRKAQEGSLKLTKVDKKEKKTFAPLLYDLTELQRDANNHFGYSAKQTLNIMQRLYETYKLLTYPRTDSRYLTADIIPTIAERLEAISVGPYRSLASKAKQTKLSKKMSFVNDAKVSDHHAIIPTEQFVDLAALSSEERKIYDLVVRRFLSVLYPPVVYEETMISADLGGEIFQARGKRMIKMGWREVYESEATQSEEDTDGLKEQNLPLLKPGEVFENPVIRVQAQKTKPPRRFTEATLLSAMENPVRYMESMNTKMAKTLGETGGLGTVATRADIIEKLFNTFLLEKKENEIILTSKAKQLLRLVPLDLKRPELTASWEMKLSAIAGGDLKSYKFTDEIRNYTKDLVNQIKEEEGSYHHDNLTNKKCPNCGKRLLSVKGKNSKLLVCQDRNCGYREVISRTSNARCPVCHKKMELYGNGEDATFICICGHKERLDKFKERRKKEGGGVSKKDVAQYMKAQKREAQEPVNNAFADALKGIHLN, encoded by the coding sequence ATGAAAACATTAGTGATAGCTGAGAAACCGTCGGTAGGGCGTGATATTGCGCGGGTTATGCACTGTTCGAAAAAAGGTGACGGATGTATGGAGGGAAGCCAGTATGTCGTAACATGGGCCCTCGGACATTTGGTGACATTGCAGGATCCGGAAGACTACAATAAGAAATATAAAGAATGGGAGCTTTCTATGCTTCCTATTATGCCTGATAAACTTAAAATCAAAGTGATACCTAAGACAGGGAAACAATATCATGCGATTACAAAGCTTCTCTTTAGAGGGGATATTAATCAGGTAATTATCGCTACGGATGCGGGAAGAGAAGGTGAATTGGTTGCCAGATGGATTCTGGATAAAGCTCATAACCAAAAGCCATGTAAACGACTGTGGATCTCTTCGGTGACAGATAAAGCAATCCAGGAAGGATTTGCCCATCTAAAAGATGCGAGGGAGTATGACAATCTTTATCATGCTGCTGTTTCCAGAGCAGAAGCAGACTGGCTGGTAGGAATCAACTGTACGCGTGCATTGACATGCAAATATAATGCACAACTTTCCTGTGGAAGAGTACAGACACCGACACTTGCCATGATTGAAAAACGGGAAGAAGAGATCCGCTCTTTTACAGCTAAACCGTATTATATGATTTCAGCTGAGGCCGGGCATGTGAAGTATCTCTGGATCGATCAAAAGACCAACAGTGCCAGAACATTTTCGAAAGAAAGAAGCGAATCCATTCAAAGGAAAGCACAAGAGGGCAGTTTGAAGCTTACAAAAGTCGATAAGAAAGAAAAAAAGACGTTTGCACCACTGCTCTATGATCTTACGGAATTGCAGAGAGATGCGAACAATCATTTTGGATATTCGGCAAAACAGACATTAAATATCATGCAGCGTCTGTATGAGACATATAAATTACTTACATATCCCCGAACAGATTCTCGTTATCTGACTGCGGATATTATTCCGACGATTGCGGAACGACTCGAAGCTATATCCGTGGGACCGTATCGAAGTCTGGCATCAAAAGCAAAGCAGACGAAACTTTCGAAAAAAATGTCCTTTGTAAATGATGCCAAAGTTTCGGATCACCATGCGATTATTCCGACTGAGCAATTTGTAGATCTTGCGGCTCTTTCTTCGGAGGAACGGAAAATCTATGATCTTGTAGTTCGCAGATTCTTAAGTGTGTTGTATCCCCCAGTTGTGTATGAGGAGACAATGATCAGTGCAGATCTGGGAGGAGAGATCTTTCAGGCCAGAGGAAAAAGAATGATAAAGATGGGATGGCGTGAGGTTTATGAGTCGGAGGCGACACAGAGCGAAGAGGACACAGATGGATTGAAGGAACAAAATCTGCCGCTCCTTAAGCCAGGAGAAGTCTTTGAGAATCCTGTTATCCGTGTGCAGGCGCAAAAGACAAAGCCGCCCAGGCGTTTTACAGAGGCAACCCTGCTTAGCGCCATGGAAAATCCGGTTCGTTATATGGAATCAATGAATACGAAGATGGCAAAGACTCTGGGAGAAACCGGAGGACTGGGAACTGTCGCGACCAGAGCAGATATTATTGAAAAATTGTTCAACACATTTCTGCTGGAGAAAAAGGAAAATGAGATTATACTCACAAGTAAAGCAAAGCAGCTCCTGAGATTGGTCCCTTTGGATCTGAAGAGGCCGGAACTCACCGCCAGCTGGGAGATGAAACTTTCTGCAATCGCTGGCGGAGATCTCAAAAGTTACAAGTTTACGGACGAAATCAGGAATTATACAAAGGATCTTGTAAACCAAATCAAGGAAGAGGAGGGAAGTTATCACCATGATAATCTGACGAATAAAAAGTGTCCAAACTGCGGAAAACGCCTCCTTTCCGTGAAAGGAAAGAATTCAAAACTCCTTGTCTGTCAGGATCGAAATTGTGGATACCGGGAAGTTATCTCGCGTACTTCGAATGCAAGATGTCCTGTCTGTCATAAGAAGATGGAATTGTACGGAAATGGTGAAGATGCAACATTTATCTGTATATGCGGTCATAAAGAAAGATTGGATAAATTTAAGGAGCGAAGGAAAAAAGAAGGCGGTGGTGTGTCCAAAAAGGATGTTGCACAATATATGAAAGCACAGAAGAGGGAAGCACAAGAACCAGTTAACAATGCATTTGCAGATGCATTGAAGGGGATACATCTGAACTAA
- the asnA gene encoding aspartate--ammonia ligase: MVEIIVPQEYASALSLHETQAAIKTVKDFFQQELVKRLNLLRVTAPLFVRPETGLNDNLNGVERPVEFEIRNADHAYAQIVHSLAKWKRYALKKYGFKPGEGLYTDMNAIRRDEELDNIHSIYVDQWDWERIITRQDRNIDTLKGTVKQIYKTLKHTEKYMSIQYDYITEFLPEDIFFITSQELFDRYPDLSPKEREYQIVKEKGAVFLMQIGDKLSSGKPHDGRAPDYDDWRLNGDIIVYYPVLDIALELSSMGIRVDAKSLKEQLDKSSCQERADLDFQKAVLNDRLPLTIGGGIGQSRICMFFLRKAHIGEVQCSVWPKETLKVANSCGIQLL; the protein is encoded by the coding sequence ATGGTAGAAATAATAGTTCCACAGGAATACGCATCGGCTCTTAGTCTACATGAGACTCAGGCTGCGATTAAGACCGTAAAAGATTTTTTTCAACAGGAACTTGTAAAACGCCTGAATCTGCTTCGAGTTACAGCACCACTTTTTGTGCGGCCGGAGACGGGTCTCAATGATAATCTAAACGGAGTTGAAAGACCTGTGGAATTCGAAATCAGGAATGCGGATCATGCTTATGCCCAGATCGTACATTCTCTGGCAAAATGGAAGCGCTATGCATTGAAAAAATATGGATTCAAACCAGGTGAGGGATTGTATACGGACATGAATGCGATTCGAAGGGACGAGGAACTGGACAACATCCATTCTATTTACGTAGATCAGTGGGACTGGGAAAGAATCATAACCAGGCAGGACAGAAATATAGACACATTAAAGGGTACGGTGAAACAGATCTATAAAACGCTGAAACATACGGAAAAATATATGAGTATTCAGTACGATTACATTACAGAATTCCTGCCAGAGGATATCTTTTTTATCACATCACAGGAACTTTTTGATCGCTATCCGGATCTTTCTCCAAAAGAGAGAGAATATCAGATTGTGAAGGAAAAAGGTGCAGTTTTTCTTATGCAGATTGGTGATAAGCTTTCTTCTGGAAAACCGCATGACGGTCGGGCTCCGGACTATGACGACTGGAGACTGAACGGAGATATTATCGTATACTACCCTGTCCTTGATATCGCACTTGAGCTGTCATCAATGGGAATTCGTGTTGATGCGAAAAGTCTGAAAGAACAGCTTGATAAAAGCAGCTGCCAGGAGCGGGCAGATCTTGACTTTCAAAAGGCAGTCCTTAATGACCGTCTTCCGCTCACGATTGGCGGCGGAATTGGACAGTCCCGAATCTGTATGTTTTTCCTGAGAAAGGCACATATCGGGGAGGTGCAGTGTTCGGTATGGCCAAAAGAGACTCTTAAAGTTGCGAATTCCTGTGGAATTCAGCTTTTGTGA
- a CDS encoding helix-turn-helix transcriptional regulator — translation MHQELKHYVAIVEFLGKALGKQYEIVLHDFTDPAHAVVAIANGFQSGRTVGSPMTNLAMRMMQDDTAAHGHGKNYIVQHEASGKDGKPFTSSTMLIRDKSGSAIGALCVNFNVEVFMELKSFIDSIGLGEDKPANQPGAIHYEGEVLSDAGNSALKSIYHTVMDKYLNVDISSQQKKQEIINEFYAEGAFLLKGSVCFIADKMAMSEPTVYRYLAKAKQQLKA, via the coding sequence ATGCATCAGGAATTAAAACATTATGTAGCGATAGTAGAATTCTTGGGAAAAGCTCTGGGAAAACAGTATGAGATTGTACTCCATGATTTCACGGATCCGGCACATGCTGTTGTGGCGATTGCCAATGGTTTTCAAAGTGGAAGAACTGTCGGTTCTCCGATGACAAATCTCGCAATGAGGATGATGCAAGACGATACTGCAGCGCATGGACATGGAAAAAATTACATAGTTCAGCATGAGGCTTCCGGAAAAGATGGAAAACCTTTTACTTCTTCGACTATGTTGATCCGTGATAAATCCGGATCAGCGATCGGTGCTCTCTGCGTGAATTTCAACGTAGAGGTATTTATGGAATTAAAGAGTTTTATCGACAGTATTGGACTAGGTGAGGATAAACCGGCGAATCAGCCGGGAGCGATTCACTATGAAGGAGAAGTTCTCTCAGATGCCGGCAATTCTGCTTTGAAGAGTATATATCATACTGTGATGGACAAATATCTTAATGTTGATATTTCTTCTCAGCAGAAAAAGCAGGAGATTATCAATGAATTTTATGCAGAGGGAGCATTTCTGCTGAAAGGCAGTGTATGTTTCATCGCCGATAAAATGGCGATGAGTGAGCCGACCGTCTACCGTTATCTTGCCAAGGCTAAACAACAGCTGAAAGCATAG